Within Salvia splendens isolate huo1 chromosome 21, SspV2, whole genome shotgun sequence, the genomic segment GAAATTATGCacgtatttgtgagtttgtattggggtggtagagtagttcaactaccacatatgggtattggttatgaaccacctcgtgcgaggagctccatcatattaaattcatgtgtttcctattctgaattggtagcaatgatctgtgatgcgatgagaatagatatgaaccaacacacaattgaattattatggagacaatgtatagtctttgcttccggtgtgagttatacatgttctgtgatttgcaatgatgaaagtgtgatgtttatgttcatcaatgctcaaaattcaagtgggtgtattgaattatttgttgaataTTCACCTGTGAGGAGATTAGAAATCCAACCAattgttgattatggtattggatcatctgcgagggtggagCATATGAGCTTTGATtgtggtattggatcatctgcgagggtggagCATATGAGCTTTAATCGTAGTATGAATGAGAagagagatgttgtagatgttgctgatgttggtgtCGTCGCTGCATGGTCAAAAGTTGATTGGAACCTGTCGTGTCTCAAGTCTcattcatcaatgaagaacttaTGTACCTTAGCCCAATCAGCGCCCTTCCTCCCACGACGGTGACTTTTACTCAAATGCCCGGCATTATGTAGCATCCTATCACAGTACTGAGGAATACGCTGGCAGCGGTTAAATTGTCGGTAAACACGTCCAGCCTCGTGTGCCTCGACAAATTAACAGCACACCAAATAAGTGTCGCACAAGAAGGATGCAGTCGAATCAATGCAGTAATCAGGCAGGATACAATCTGCATACGGTGTCCACAGaaactacaaaaaaataatatataaatcacaattaatttcatattatagtaaattcattaactaagacaacaaaaataaatttcacctgGCCGGGACGAATCAGTGATAATTAATCACGATAATGAGCTACTGAATGTCGGAGAACATTTTCAATTTCAGTAACTCCGTGCCACctatacataatattaatgtcaaaagttaccaaaaaaagtacataattaagtGAGTTAATGTAAAATATACATTACTTGGCTCCACACGGGGTATACGGCGTGTGCATAAGCGATATCAAGAAGGCTGACCTCAATGTAGGCcttctttcccacgcccacagCTGCAAAAGAACCATAGGTCCACCCACATCTCTTTTCTGCCTGCCTACAGAAGCCTCGCACAAATAATGATATAGAAAGGCTAAAgcagcactaccccaactgatattAGCCACTTCTTCCGGATCGTCAAATGCATTTAACCACATAAAGGGGACCTTACACCCTGTGGTGTCCGGTATAATAAGCCCCCTAACAAGATCAGAGCATGTATACGTGCTCTTTGGATGTATGCATACTCATGCAGCCCATCACCCAAAGGTATCGTCGCTTGGTGGATCAGAGATGTAATCAACAAACCACCCTGCTTCGTTTCTGTTTCTGcgtcaggtatccatcccaacacatCTCGACACTTGCTGGGCCAATCTTCATATCCAATAGGGTAGTCACGGCCAGTGAAAACACGACCGTttgctctcaaaccccacaggcttTGCACGTCCTGTAAGGTTACTTCTCCAACTGGTAGGTGGAAACAATGTGTCTCAGGCCTCCAGCGCTCGATCAAGGCAGTTATAAGCTCGTTGTCCATCCTCATCGGCCTTCCACATTTCACCACGCCTTTGAAACCCCATACATCAAGCCAATACTTCACATTTTCATATATTGACACTACCCAAACCTTACTTTCCGCCCTACGAACTCTCAACACATTTGCTGTGCCATTTGCCAACAATGAGGCTAAAATGTGTTCGTTTTGATGAAATAGTAatgatggatcctcaggtccataacataactgttgggaacttgcagatgccatctacttcaaaacattcacccaagattcaatttttttcaaaaaaactcaacaatctaactaaattgcaacttcaaTTGACAACGACAAGCTATATTCCAATTTGGAGACATAATCAAGATTCAAATAGGCAAGAAAAGGGGCGCAATTACAAAAACTTAATCACTTACTTCTACCCATTgaattatatgcatatgaaatacacaaatagacaacaaaacaacaaaaatcgagcaaaaatccatcaatttcatcataaaccctaattttactAAATTACGGAAAACCTACACAAATTAAGCAATAAAGGATGTATGTagccaaattgaagaacaattgcCGGAATATGTTCGAAAATGAGGGAAATTCACCGGAAATTGCTGGGATTCGTCGGAAATTTTCGACCCTAGACGCATGTTCATTCGATGTTCCTGCTTCGCTGCTTATGCTCTGTGCGAAGCCTTCTGCTTGTTTTAAAACCCGATCGAAGACGCATAAGTGTTATGCGTCGCTAGGCAaagacgcacaagggttatgcgtcgctaCTGAAAGACACATAAGTGTTATGCGTCGTTAGGGAAAGACGAATAATTGTTATGCGTCACTAAGTAAAGACGCATGATGGTTATGCGTCTCTctattaacgacgcataagtgttatgcgtcactcccttaGTCGGAATACGACTAAaaccttcattaaaatggaattccattaacatgcattaccaaaaatagaatttttcctctcttccttttccttttttagtaGATAGGTACATTTGTCTCATAATGGTTCAAATATTCTTAAGCCAACAGCGCAATGATTAAGTGCAACATATCTCAAATAAATGGCATGAACATGACCCAAATATTGAAGCAAGACTAAACAAGCACATAAGTTGTAGTAAATGACCTCTATTGAGGGGACTAAACAAGCACATCATAACGTATCTCGATTTAATAACTACATAATTCATTACTGTGTTTGAACTTCATTGATACGAGGCTGAAGATAAAAGAAACATATATCATCCTTTTAAAGCCTAAAGGCAAGAGAGGGGCATTCATTTTTCTGAAAAGAGTGGTGGATTTCTTTGGTCcgatgtgaagtcaatagagaTTAGAGGGCTAAAGGTAAGAGCAtctctaatggcggacgtccgatcggacatccgcgacgggcgaccgggacgtccgccattgtggcgtggaaggtaggatacggacgtcccgtaaggacgtcgaatgtcctcggacgtgcgggcgacgggcgggcggacgtccgccattgtggtgtgggtcggacgtccgggtcggacgtccggtattaatttaaaaaaaaaactctatatatacggctcgttgcacttcatttcattcacaccacttgtgttaacaagtttctctcttattttattatgtaattttttcttttttattatgtaaatttttttcttttttttatgtattttttttaatgaagcattTACAATTTTCTCGTATTcagtgtcaaaattataattccgttatgtatatttgtgaatttgtgattttttttattgcgggaagtcctagtgggaagggcgatggaaaatgcggattgtgaaggggatgtcctagtgatgtggcagtgggatggaaagtcctagtgacgtgacaggagatgtttttgggaagacctagtggatgtccgagtgggacatccgcccactagAGATGCTCTAAACTGCATCACGGAAAGTGAAAGCTCACACACATCTCGATTCACTCCTTTTTAGACACGTATAGAGGTGCGCTGTCTCTCTCCTCCCAATAAATCTATCCGTTGGGCTGTCGCGGTCCCATCACCCCCCACCACAtcattcatctctctctctctccaattgcCTAGGATTTTATGCTTTTACCTGGATtgattattagtattataatttGTACATAAACATGTTTGTTAGTGTGTTATTTGTTAGTGTCGTTTTCGGTCTTGGACCAGATTTATGGAATCAAGAATTGTTTTCTTTATGTTGGAGTGGGATAAAGTAATGATCTTTGTATGGAGATGTGGATTTCTTGGTATAATTGTTTCAGAAactactttttttatttgattcttTTGTTTTAGGTGAGAGTATAAGTACTGTGTCTTTGAGTATAGGTGGCCATTTGAGATGCCTTTAGTGAGGCTGATAATGAGGGAGGATGcgtcctctctctctctctctctctctctcctgcaTCGAAGTTGCTTTAGCGTAGTGTTCCGAGAATAAGACTTGAAGCCTATTTTTTGTAACTAAAACAATATCGTTGCAGTGAATAAAGATCAGCAGCCACTATATTATTATGAGGCagccctctctctctcaaagcGATAGCCATAGAGGAGGAGCTATGGCTGCTGCTCTTGTCCTGCTGCTGCCCCTTCTTCTTCCGAGCATATTCACCCCTTTGAGCCACGCCTTTCCCTCCCTTCTCTCGGTATGTTCTTCATCTCACTCTGTGTGCTTTTTGTATTGTGTGCTTTTGTGCCTTCCTATTTGCTTACTTTCTGAGTTCTGTATACTGGGTTTTGAGCGAGAGAGAGTTGCACTTGTTGAattcttaaaaaaaaagtaaaaaaaattgcaactttaaACTCTGTTGTATTCTGGTATCTTGTGATGGTTAGAAGCAATACTGTTGATATTAGTAATATTTGTCATAGCTTTGTGGGTACTGGTAAATGGTTATTTTGTGAAATAGATTTCATCTTCCTCAATTTGGAGACATCGTTAAAGAATGTATCGGGCTGAAGGAAGGATGTAATTTTCAGTTCACTTATGTTAGCTTAAATATGAATCCTGTGGTTTCCTTCCACACTACTGGAGTAGGGAAGTACTTCCTTGATGCAAACATGGTTAAAAATGTTTCTCTCAAGTATTATCGTTTGGCACTTATAGGATACTGATACCTGAAACTGGTGAAGGTAGGTTGGGTAGTTTGAGAACCTGGAGGTTAGTGAGTTACTTGCATTGATTGCGTCAATAGTTGCTCATCTGCTAAGCTTCCCTTTTTGAAGGATTAAAGATTAAAAGTTCAAGAGAGACTTGCTTGATAATTTGAAGTGTGAAATGCCCATGGTGATAGATTATGACTGGCTTCAACTGTAAAAATGATGTTGGAACCAACTGGCTATAGAGCAACTCAAGGGATTGTTTTGTGTAGGCTTAATATTGATAACGTACCATCTTAGATAATTCATATTTTGGATTACTGATATCTATATCTGGTTTACCAAGCAAGGCTACATCTTGTTTGTTAAAGTTGTAGTAGTAATTATTGGAATTGGAGTAGTAATTCGTTTTGATTTTCTTAGCCTATTTAATTAGTGCTGTAGCTAGGCACTCTTGTTTGCATTCCATGTCTTGTTGGTTAGAGATGTCATTGTATGGACACATTTTGATTCTCATAGCTTATTTATCTAGTGCAGGAGTGGAATGCTCCTAAACCTAGACACTCTCACTTGCTTAAGAGTGCTTTGCAGCGCCAAAGTGTGAGTAAGACATCATCTGATGTACTATCATTTAGCGCATAGCAACAATAATTTCTAATGATTCTTCAAGTATCTGATGCTTAATTTTCCTTCCATTTCCCCCTTCTGTAATAGTCAGATAGACAACTAGCTGACCTATGGATGCCGCTGCCTCAACAACCATTGAAACGCTGCATCCGATCAGATGGTATCTCTAGTAAGTCATAAGAAACTCTTGCTGTATATTCCACATAAACGCAGAGAAGGGGAATagaatttctattttatcaAGTTTGaaatacttttatatataaaataatggGGTTTGTGCAACAAGTTTAATATGAAGAaaatttcatcttcattctccttAATAATTGGTTTTTCGTGTGAAGCAGCATTGCCAGAGAAATCTCAGGGATATATTCAGGTGTTCCTTGATGGAGGGCTAAATCAGCAGAGAATGGGAGTAAGTACTTCGAGTTATTATAACGCGTATAACGCATAGTCAAAGAGTTTTTTCTTACCTGATTGGAATTTGGAATTAGTCTGTCTCCTTTCTCTGATGTATGTGCTTTTGTTGTTAAAGATTTGTGATGCAGTTGCTGTAGCCAAAATTTTGAATGCAACTCTCATAATTCCATATCTTGAAGTAAATCCTGTCTGGAAAGATTCAAGGTAAATTTTTATAAGTTCATCTGTTCATACCTTCTATACTAGTGCACTATGATacaaatgcatattcttgttaATTTTCAGTTGAAACCAAAAGCTGTAACTGTAACTGATGGGATCAGACCTATTACTCTCGTTGTCTCCTTGCAGCACATTCACGGATATATATGATGTGGATCACTTCATTAACGTGCTGAAAGATGACGTATCTATTGTTAGAGAGTTACCTGCTGAATATTTTTGGAGTACGCGGGAGTATTACGCTACAGCAATTCGAGCTACCAGGATTAAAACAGCACCTGTTCATGCTTCCACAAACTGGTATCTGGAGAATGTTTCACCTGTCTTGGAGAGGTTGGTAAACCAGAGCTAATATTTTCCAAGTCTATTTAATTACATTGATGCATAATCTTCATGACGTGCTCATTGTAATATCACCCTTCGTTTCAATTGTCAATTTTTAGGGCATGTCGTAAGGTATCCTTAgtttatagtagtataattttattttgaacttCCAAAAGTTTTCAGTTATATATTAGCTCTGATGGGTTCGTTCAAGAGTATAAAGCTCATGTTATCTATTATAAAAAGAATGCAGGCTCACTGCTCTTTTCTAATATGATAAATTCTCATGGATGAAGAGATTCACCGTTGTATTAGAGTACTCTGTCAGTATGATGCTAATAGAACTCGAAAGCATAATATTTATTGGCATGTTTCCCTGCTGACCAGAAAGAAAAATCCTCTTTTTTCTAGTTATGCACTTCATTGTCAATGTGTAACTTTAGCATCTTTGGAATGTCCAGTTATGGAATTGCTGCAATTGCACCATTTTCTCACCGTCTGGCCTTCGACAATATGCCTGAGGAGATCCAACGACTACGATGCAAAGTCAACTTTCAGGCTTTGGTTTTTGTTCCTCATATCAGAGCTCTTGGGGATTCTCTTGTAAGTCATCTCAGGAATTCTCCTAGTTCAAGTGGTACAGATGGCACCAACTACATACAGAAAGTAACCGACGCTAAAGGCTGGCAAGGGACTGGAAAGTTTGTTGTTCTCCATCTTCGTTTTGACAAGGTCTTCTGCTGTTCTCATTCATATCACTGTGACCTAACTTCTCAAGTGTTTCTCATAGTATATAGAATGAATGCTTAAAATCTGGATGTATTTGTCAGGACATGGCCGCCCACTCGGCATGTGACTTTGGTGGAGGCAAGGCTGAGAAGTTGGCTCTGGCCAAGTACCGACAGGTTATTTGGCAGGGAAGGGTGTTAAATTCTCAATTCACTGACGAGGAGTTAAGGAGTCGAGGGCGGTGCCCATTGACTCCGGAAGAGATTGGATTGCTGCTGGCAGCTTTGGGATTCGACAACAGTACACGCTTGTATCTAGCATCCCATAAGGTTAGTAACAGATATTAACCTTAGTAACTAATATGCATTCCAATGGAGTTTATTTTCATGTCGTTCGTCTATTTTAGGTATATGGAGGGGAAGCTAGGATCTCAACGTTGTGGAGTTTGTTTCCACTTATGGAGGACAAAAAGAGCCTGGCATCATCAGAAGAAAGAGCTCAGATTAAAGGAAAGGCTTCATTGTTAGCAGCAGTTGATTACTATGTCAGCATGCATAGTGATATCTTTATTTCTGCTTCGCCAGGAAATATGCATAATGCTGTTGTAAGCTACtttctctccctccctccctctctcatTGCATCAAACTAGTGATTGATTAATTTCCGGAGTTCTCGTGGATTCTCAGGTGGGGCATCGAACATATGAAAACAAGAAGACCATAAGGCCAAACATGGCGTTGCTAGGGCAGCTTTTCTTGAACAAGAGCCTGAGTTGGCCGGAGTTTGAAGAAGCTGTCGTTGGAGGGCACAAGAACAGGCAAGGACAGCTGAGGTTACGCAAACCTACACAGTCCATATACACTTACCCCGCTCCTGATTGCATGTGCAACGCTTGAGGCACCTTACGACTCACTATATCAATCTCGTACTATTTATAAATAAACGACAACCCATTCTGCATTTAGTTATAGAAGAGGGCACGTCACGAACTGCACAGTCACTCCGCGATAGATTCATTTGAGGGTTGTAAATTATGTATTCGAGTTTAAATTATAGCAGATTCTTGTGTAGCAGATGCTGGTGTGGTGGTGTAACATACAACTTTATTGAATCTAATCCCTCATTATTTTATCTGTCATAAGCTTGGTTTGTTTCTTGTGTTCATGCCTGCTTTGTATGTTTTGTATATTTCTTATTTAGTTGGTATAAATTTATACTCTAGATGGTATACTTTGTAAATTATCACAAGTATTATGTAAGGATGACTATTTACAGTTTCTAAATTACAACAGTGCAAAAATGGAAGGATTGAGGATTCAACTAATCTTGCTGATCTTTCTGATCACTACTTGGAGATCCTGTTGTATTGGACTGTTTAGTATCCTTCTTTTCCATACGAGTCACTGCAGGCCCACTGCCACTATGCAACCGAGCCAATTCTTTCATATCTTCAGGGTTTGTATCTTCATCGATGGGAAGGGTTCTCTTCGAGCCATCCAACGCAACACCAAGAACTATGTTCTCTTCCAGAGAAGGAGGTTTGGTTGGAGGAGGAGCTGGTGTCGCCTGTTGTTTTGCATCTTGTTAACTTGCGAAGTAGACGGGACGCCCTCCAGGAGCTTCTCCTCGGGATTGGGGGCTTTAGTGGCAGCATTTCCAAGCTTATTAGTGTCCCATTGTAACAACCCGAACTTTCGTaccttattattttttatttgcctAAAGATAAATGATAATTGATCGTTGTAGTATTCGAATCTGCCATTTTCATGTATAATAATTGATCttggaattataaataatcgttGCTTCGTTCTTGAACGaatatttcaagtaaaaaaaaaaaagtaacaccaaataaaaagtTATAATGTACGGCATATCTCCGAAGTCCGCTAAATTACTATTATACAAATTTATTAAATCCTTA encodes:
- the LOC121785405 gene encoding O-fucosyltransferase 31-like isoform X4, coding for MRQPSLSQSDSHRGGAMAAALVLLLPLLLPSIFTPLSHAFPSLLSEWNAPKPRHSHLLKSALQRQSVNRQLADLWMPLPQQPLKRCIRSDGISTLPEKSQGYIQVFLDGGLNQQRMGICDAVAVAKILNATLIIPYLEVNPVWKDSSTFTDIYDVDHFINVLKDDVSIVRELPAEYFWSTREYYATAIRATRIKTAPVHASTNWYLENVSPVLESYGIAAIAPFSHRLAFDNMPEEIQRLRCKVNFQALVFVPHIRALGDSLVSHLRNSPSSSGTDGTNYIQKVTDAKGWQGTGKFVVLHLRFDKDMAAHSACDFGGGKAEKLALAKYRQVIWQGRVLNSQFTDEELRSRGRCPLTPEEIGLLLAALGFDNSTRLYLASHKVYGGEARISTLWSLFPLMEDKKSLASSEERAQIKGKASLLAAVDYYVSMHSDIFISASPGNMHNAVVGHRTYENKKTIRPNMALLGQLFLNKSLSWPEFEEAVVGGHKNRQGQLRLRKPTQSIYTYPAPDCMCNA
- the LOC121785405 gene encoding O-fucosyltransferase 39-like isoform X5, with protein sequence MPLPQQPLKRCIRSDGISTLPEKSQGYIQVFLDGGLNQQRMGICDAVAVAKILNATLIIPYLEVNPVWKDSSTFTDIYDVDHFINVLKDDVSIVRELPAEYFWSTREYYATAIRATRIKTAPVHASTNWYLENVSPVLESYGIAAIAPFSHRLAFDNMPEEIQRLRCKVNFQALVFVPHIRALGDSLVSHLRNSPSSSGTDGTNYIQKVTDAKGWQGTGKFVVLHLRFDKDMAAHSACDFGGGKAEKLALAKYRQVIWQGRVLNSQFTDEELRSRGRCPLTPEEIGLLLAALGFDNSTRLYLASHKVYGGEARISTLWSLFPLMEDKKSLASSEERAQIKGKASLLAAVDYYVSMHSDIFISASPGNMHNAVVGHRTYENKKTIRPNMALLGQLFLNKSLSWPEFEEAVVGGHKNRQGQLRLRKPTQSIYTYPAPDCMCNA
- the LOC121785405 gene encoding O-fucosyltransferase 31-like isoform X3, yielding MRQPSLSQSDSHRGGAMAAALVLLLPLLLPSIFTPLSHAFPSLLSEWNAPKPRHSHLLKSALQRQSSDRQLADLWMPLPQQPLKRCIRSDGISTLPEKSQGYIQVFLDGGLNQQRMGICDAVAVAKILNATLIIPYLEVNPVWKDSSTFTDIYDVDHFINVLKDDVSIVRELPAEYFWSTREYYATAIRATRIKTAPVHASTNWYLENVSPVLESYGIAAIAPFSHRLAFDNMPEEIQRLRCKVNFQALVFVPHIRALGDSLVSHLRNSPSSSGTDGTNYIQKVTDAKGWQGTGKFVVLHLRFDKDMAAHSACDFGGGKAEKLALAKYRQVIWQGRVLNSQFTDEELRSRGRCPLTPEEIGLLLAALGFDNSTRLYLASHKVYGGEARISTLWSLFPLMEDKKSLASSEERAQIKGKASLLAAVDYYVSMHSDIFISASPGNMHNAVVGHRTYENKKTIRPNMALLGQLFLNKSLSWPEFEEAVVGGHKNRQGQLRLRKPTQSIYTYPAPDCMCNA
- the LOC121785405 gene encoding O-fucosyltransferase 31-like isoform X1, producing the protein MRQPSLSQSDSHRGGAMAAALVLLLPLLLPSIFTPLSHAFPSLLSEWNAPKPRHSHLLKSALQRQSSDRQLADLWMPLPQQPLKRCIRSDGISTALPEKSQGYIQVFLDGGLNQQRMGICDAVAVAKILNATLIIPYLEVNPVWKDSSTFTDIYDVDHFINVLKDDVSIVRELPAEYFWSTREYYATAIRATRIKTAPVHASTNWYLENVSPVLESYGIAAIAPFSHRLAFDNMPEEIQRLRCKVNFQALVFVPHIRALGDSLVSHLRNSPSSSGTDGTNYIQKVTDAKGWQGTGKFVVLHLRFDKDMAAHSACDFGGGKAEKLALAKYRQVIWQGRVLNSQFTDEELRSRGRCPLTPEEIGLLLAALGFDNSTRLYLASHKVYGGEARISTLWSLFPLMEDKKSLASSEERAQIKGKASLLAAVDYYVSMHSDIFISASPGNMHNAVVGHRTYENKKTIRPNMALLGQLFLNKSLSWPEFEEAVVGGHKNRQGQLRLRKPTQSIYTYPAPDCMCNA
- the LOC121785405 gene encoding O-fucosyltransferase 31-like isoform X2, which translates into the protein MRQPSLSQSDSHRGGAMAAALVLLLPLLLPSIFTPLSHAFPSLLSEWNAPKPRHSHLLKSALQRQSVNRQLADLWMPLPQQPLKRCIRSDGISTALPEKSQGYIQVFLDGGLNQQRMGICDAVAVAKILNATLIIPYLEVNPVWKDSSTFTDIYDVDHFINVLKDDVSIVRELPAEYFWSTREYYATAIRATRIKTAPVHASTNWYLENVSPVLESYGIAAIAPFSHRLAFDNMPEEIQRLRCKVNFQALVFVPHIRALGDSLVSHLRNSPSSSGTDGTNYIQKVTDAKGWQGTGKFVVLHLRFDKDMAAHSACDFGGGKAEKLALAKYRQVIWQGRVLNSQFTDEELRSRGRCPLTPEEIGLLLAALGFDNSTRLYLASHKVYGGEARISTLWSLFPLMEDKKSLASSEERAQIKGKASLLAAVDYYVSMHSDIFISASPGNMHNAVVGHRTYENKKTIRPNMALLGQLFLNKSLSWPEFEEAVVGGHKNRQGQLRLRKPTQSIYTYPAPDCMCNA